From a region of the Gordonia sp. PP30 genome:
- a CDS encoding DUF6079 family protein, with protein sequence MFPGATPSSSRTLRDTFLIPDSRGSNDYVLRLSDSVAEDQLSGTVDSYVVTPAIAEAFDQALAVVDTALRTGENKAAYLNGSFGSGKSHFMAVLYGILGHSPAALSVSELQPVIANHPVIADANLLRLTFHFLDSVSIEAALFEQYLRQIHELHPDQLPPVLHSAGELFADADNRRAEVGDEKFFAALNAASGGGAATGGSVNWAALGATAAVWSAETYAAAVAPDAKPATRARLQQALTAAYFTSYSRNTDWLSLEDGLAVIADHAKSLGYTGVVLMLDELVLWLTFLINERQRFSAEVQKITKLVETSRGRLAIPVASFIARQHDLSAWVASGSDSGATRQAIEQAFAHQEGRFGSIRLGDENLPYIANKRLLQPVDEAARAALAAAFDRLDKNPGVWDVLLDGVNTDDTHRGSSSADFQLTYPFSPALISTLRALSGQMQRERTALKVMQQMLQDDADRLTIDNVIPVGDAFDYVIDSASATPINDATAQTFKTARTLWTEKLRPMLFRNMGVDESVPDEDAPSGLRADIRIVKTLLMAAVAPTVPALKQIDASRLASLNHGSVISLIPGDQIGQIAAKVKQWAAEVPELTVSSDANPLISIALESVDYERILSRAQTEDTDGRRRELMRSLLSEQFGVNDNQLTTDDCLVREVIWRGTPRRVEVVFGNVRDRGYLADAQFAPSAPGALRLVVDLPFDDPGHTITEDHDRIAELLRTGQDRFTIAWLPSFFPENVLRQLGKLVVLNHVLTDRWTTYANEFSEGDRQAARGILEQQQIQIRGQLGNAIQIAYGTASGATFADNQPPLRSLHAGYTPQPPIGSTLGEAVDRLIDDAYGTLYPDHPEFSPSDRVITVRDLNTALDHLRTAQTRSDGRVALEGGARGDRDNTRRIVESLGIAKVNETHLLFGTDQFTAWQTRITQELARLGADEDGDIDIAVVREAIRASGPNRGLNDDMIDLIAAAWAAQTKRSWFLHSSPLPEPAIGSIRPGTTLRLEPLPEAHVWNTAVRRWKEWTGQPVNDYLTATNLAVFADQVRRYRAESFTGRGPFVAALRRAYESFGLDLQVGRHALAADLLDLFEVKIEGASNLVLVDVIAQASLHGSDIEAGKSLASAAEVESALESLPANHWDVLHSGAKLGGDRGAQARAILDELSRAVAAQEFVHSLPAALGQANRSRDAWLVAGTPAATPTQTDPTSTPPIAPDDVTVAPPAPQIAEIPPFTVSAASVKSAIETKLAALLARHPDAEFTVTITRVPS encoded by the coding sequence ATGTTTCCCGGCGCCACGCCCAGCAGTTCCCGCACGCTCCGGGACACGTTCCTTATCCCGGACTCGCGCGGCAGCAACGACTACGTGCTCCGGCTTTCCGATTCGGTAGCCGAGGATCAGCTCTCGGGCACGGTCGACTCGTACGTCGTCACCCCGGCCATCGCGGAGGCATTCGATCAGGCCCTGGCTGTGGTCGACACGGCACTGCGCACCGGCGAGAACAAGGCCGCGTACCTGAACGGCTCGTTCGGCTCCGGTAAGTCGCATTTCATGGCGGTGCTGTACGGCATCCTCGGCCACTCCCCCGCGGCGCTGTCGGTATCCGAATTGCAGCCGGTCATCGCCAACCATCCGGTGATCGCCGACGCCAATCTGCTGCGACTGACCTTCCACTTTCTGGACTCGGTGAGCATCGAGGCGGCGCTCTTCGAGCAGTACCTCCGGCAGATCCACGAGCTGCATCCCGACCAGCTCCCGCCGGTCCTGCATTCCGCCGGGGAACTGTTCGCCGATGCCGACAACCGCCGTGCCGAGGTCGGGGATGAGAAGTTCTTCGCCGCCCTCAACGCCGCCTCGGGCGGCGGGGCTGCCACCGGCGGCAGCGTGAATTGGGCGGCGCTGGGCGCGACCGCCGCCGTCTGGAGCGCCGAAACGTACGCGGCTGCGGTGGCTCCCGACGCAAAGCCGGCCACCCGCGCTCGCTTGCAGCAGGCATTGACTGCCGCGTACTTCACCAGCTATTCACGCAACACCGACTGGCTCTCCCTCGAGGACGGTCTCGCAGTCATCGCCGACCACGCCAAGTCGCTCGGCTACACCGGCGTGGTGCTGATGCTCGACGAACTAGTGCTGTGGCTGACCTTCCTCATCAACGAACGCCAGCGGTTCAGCGCCGAAGTGCAGAAGATCACCAAGCTGGTAGAAACCAGTCGCGGGCGCCTCGCCATTCCGGTCGCCTCATTCATCGCCCGCCAGCACGACCTGTCCGCCTGGGTCGCCAGCGGCAGCGACTCCGGCGCCACTCGGCAAGCCATCGAACAAGCCTTCGCCCACCAGGAGGGCCGCTTCGGCAGCATCCGCCTCGGCGACGAGAATCTGCCGTACATCGCGAACAAGCGCCTCCTGCAGCCGGTGGACGAGGCGGCCCGCGCCGCCCTCGCGGCCGCCTTCGACCGACTCGACAAGAATCCCGGCGTCTGGGACGTGCTGCTCGACGGCGTCAACACCGATGACACCCACCGTGGATCTAGTTCCGCGGATTTCCAGCTCACCTACCCGTTCTCACCCGCACTGATCTCAACCCTGCGTGCCCTGTCCGGTCAGATGCAGCGGGAGCGCACCGCACTCAAAGTGATGCAGCAGATGCTGCAAGACGATGCCGACCGACTCACCATCGACAACGTCATTCCAGTCGGCGACGCATTCGACTATGTGATCGACAGCGCCAGCGCCACCCCCATCAACGATGCGACCGCCCAAACCTTCAAGACCGCCCGCACCCTGTGGACCGAGAAACTGCGCCCCATGCTGTTCCGGAACATGGGTGTGGACGAGTCGGTTCCCGACGAGGACGCGCCTTCCGGACTGCGCGCCGACATCCGGATCGTCAAGACGCTGCTGATGGCAGCGGTGGCGCCGACCGTACCGGCTCTCAAACAGATCGACGCCAGCCGGCTGGCCTCACTCAACCACGGCAGCGTCATCTCTCTCATCCCCGGCGACCAGATCGGCCAGATCGCCGCGAAGGTCAAACAGTGGGCCGCTGAAGTACCAGAACTGACCGTATCGTCCGACGCCAATCCCCTGATCTCCATCGCCCTGGAATCGGTGGACTACGAGCGGATTCTGTCCAGGGCACAGACCGAAGACACCGACGGCCGCCGACGCGAACTGATGCGCAGTCTGCTCAGCGAGCAGTTCGGCGTGAACGACAACCAACTCACCACCGACGACTGCCTCGTGCGCGAGGTGATCTGGCGAGGTACGCCTCGCCGTGTCGAGGTGGTGTTCGGGAACGTGCGCGACCGCGGCTATCTCGCCGACGCCCAGTTTGCTCCGTCTGCGCCCGGTGCCTTGCGTCTGGTCGTCGACCTGCCCTTCGACGACCCCGGCCACACCATCACCGAAGACCATGACCGCATCGCCGAATTGCTGCGCACCGGCCAAGATCGGTTCACCATCGCCTGGCTACCGTCGTTCTTTCCCGAAAACGTGCTGCGCCAGCTCGGCAAGCTGGTGGTGCTCAACCACGTGCTGACCGATCGTTGGACCACCTACGCCAATGAGTTCTCCGAAGGAGACCGGCAGGCGGCCCGCGGTATCCTCGAACAACAGCAGATCCAGATTCGCGGCCAACTCGGCAATGCGATCCAGATCGCGTACGGCACCGCCAGCGGCGCCACCTTCGCCGACAACCAACCGCCGCTACGGTCGCTGCACGCCGGATACACCCCGCAACCACCGATCGGCAGCACTCTTGGCGAGGCCGTCGACCGGTTGATCGACGACGCCTACGGCACCCTCTATCCCGATCATCCCGAGTTCAGTCCGTCCGACCGCGTGATCACCGTCCGGGACTTGAACACCGCACTCGATCACCTGCGCACCGCCCAAACCCGGTCCGACGGCCGGGTGGCCCTGGAGGGCGGGGCCCGCGGCGACCGCGACAACACCCGCCGCATCGTCGAATCGCTCGGCATCGCGAAGGTCAACGAAACCCATCTGTTGTTCGGCACCGACCAGTTCACTGCCTGGCAGACGCGTATCACCCAAGAACTCGCCCGGCTCGGCGCCGACGAAGACGGCGACATCGACATCGCGGTGGTGCGTGAAGCGATCCGCGCGAGCGGCCCGAACCGCGGTCTGAACGACGACATGATCGACCTGATCGCGGCGGCGTGGGCGGCGCAGACCAAACGCTCATGGTTCCTGCACTCGTCACCGCTGCCCGAACCGGCGATCGGGAGCATTCGCCCGGGCACCACTTTGCGACTGGAACCGCTCCCTGAAGCACACGTGTGGAATACGGCCGTCCGCCGCTGGAAGGAGTGGACCGGCCAGCCCGTCAACGACTACCTCACCGCGACCAATCTGGCGGTCTTCGCCGACCAGGTCCGCAGGTATCGCGCCGAGAGCTTCACTGGGCGCGGACCGTTCGTCGCCGCGCTGCGACGTGCCTACGAGTCCTTCGGACTGGACCTGCAGGTCGGACGCCACGCCCTGGCCGCCGACCTGCTCGACCTCTTCGAGGTGAAGATCGAAGGAGCCTCCAACCTCGTCCTCGTCGACGTGATCGCGCAGGCCTCGCTGCACGGCAGCGATATCGAGGCAGGAAAGTCGTTGGCCTCCGCAGCCGAGGTGGAATCGGCTCTCGAGTCACTGCCCGCGAACCATTGGGATGTCCTGCATTCGGGCGCCAAGCTGGGCGGTGACCGCGGCGCACAGGCCCGCGCCATCCTCGACGAGCTGTCCCGGGCCGTCGCTGCGCAGGAGTTCGTCCACTCACTGCCCGCCGCTCTCGGGCAGGCGAACCGGAGCCGCGACGCATGGCTGGTGGCCGGCACACCCGCGGCGACACCCACGCAGACGGACCCGACCAGTACGCCGCCCATCGCGCCCGACGACGTCACCGTCGCGCCCCCTGCCCCGCAAATCGCGGAGATCCCGCCCTTCACAGTGTCCGCCGCATCGGTGAAGTCGGCGATCGAGACGAAACTCGCCGCCCTGCTGGCCCGCCACCCCGACGCCGAGTTCACCGTCACCATCACCCGAGTGCCCTCGTGA
- the pglZ gene encoding BREX-2 system phosphatase PglZ has product MTPLPRADLTGLLTLIGQLREKGHQRGVLAVAARPEWDGDTTLDTEHGSLRIRTAPSVLALRDAMLERNSVDWVIALTDRQPSELPTGVVDHLTVGTVSNLDPWPALRSRFHATGQEFDLLSLQNTAARAALRYLPPAPEPAPNGVLTSDHLFRVIAGHNFGFTTDPTPLNVAVWSTNVDRTAQFTAWQDTADQALLTEFYRWLEGRLSALGPVFGAVWQTVGPQRLVPLGLVAALLNDSGSAAAGFPATPEEIIRSRTLLEVQLGQRTITENQLLAWGNTASLAVADGADKETLRTAEDLVTQLQASALVGRSDVLRPGLTARLARFAQALDAAELDAIDLAAVENCWADVTAHRLARPDSAGALRDVRVGAATLRLLRWLRSPDATPSSTAGWLGHYRDDLSWVDGAVDEVFVGATDPQLADAAHRIVTAARARRAEQDRKFARHLQTDGGQRRTGADAPTYVEDLLTRVVLPLTRPRPGGSTPSPVLLIVADGMSGSSANELVADTVRRTLPQWTVCLPEDTEPVTVALSALPSVTEFSRCSLLSGRLARGGQSEERAGFDSWLTANGLPSAGRALFHKADMEAAARANALAATVQEAVDDTGGRPVIACVLNDVDDALDRSDPIGTVWTTDRFKRLDSLLSAAAAVGRTVVLVSDHGHVVERREQPSVQRGVGISARYRTADTDVAEDEVLVDGPRVLCDGHRAILAVDEQLRYTGLKAGYHGGGALAEVAIPVAILLNGAIPEHLQLIEASLSVGEPLAAPPWWEAGRDVRSPLSLPAESTGPATKTAPKRRGKSARAAQPAQSEGLFELADPAESGVEALPDAAPAGGRDRVAELLATELFTRLYKQYGRRTDLTSIATLLRETIDAGGVLPLTRAAHVLNVKAFRAGPAVQSLAQVLNTDGVIVLTVTGTELELEAETMFEQFGVPR; this is encoded by the coding sequence GTGACGCCCCTTCCCCGCGCCGACCTCACCGGCCTACTCACGCTGATCGGACAGCTGCGTGAGAAAGGTCATCAGCGTGGCGTGCTAGCGGTGGCCGCCCGACCCGAATGGGACGGCGACACCACCCTGGACACCGAACACGGCAGTCTGCGGATCCGCACCGCGCCCAGCGTCCTGGCACTCCGCGACGCGATGCTCGAACGGAACAGCGTCGACTGGGTGATCGCCCTCACCGACCGGCAACCCAGCGAGCTGCCGACCGGAGTCGTCGATCACCTCACCGTCGGCACAGTCTCGAACCTCGATCCATGGCCCGCGCTGCGCAGCCGGTTTCACGCTACCGGCCAAGAGTTCGACCTGTTGTCCCTGCAGAACACCGCCGCCCGTGCGGCACTTCGCTATCTGCCGCCCGCACCAGAACCCGCGCCCAACGGAGTCCTGACCTCCGACCACCTGTTCCGGGTGATCGCCGGTCACAACTTCGGCTTCACCACCGATCCGACCCCACTCAACGTCGCGGTGTGGTCGACCAACGTTGACCGGACGGCACAGTTCACCGCCTGGCAGGACACCGCCGACCAGGCCCTCCTCACGGAGTTCTACCGTTGGCTCGAAGGACGACTGAGTGCGCTGGGCCCGGTCTTCGGCGCTGTCTGGCAGACCGTCGGGCCACAACGGCTGGTTCCGCTCGGGCTCGTCGCCGCCCTCCTCAACGACTCGGGCAGCGCTGCGGCCGGTTTCCCGGCTACGCCTGAGGAGATCATCCGTTCCCGCACCCTGCTCGAGGTTCAGCTCGGCCAGCGCACCATCACCGAAAACCAACTGCTCGCCTGGGGAAACACGGCAAGCCTCGCGGTGGCCGACGGCGCTGACAAGGAGACGTTGCGCACCGCCGAAGACCTAGTCACACAGTTGCAGGCCTCCGCTCTGGTCGGCCGATCTGATGTGTTGCGGCCGGGCTTGACCGCACGGCTCGCCAGGTTCGCACAGGCCCTCGATGCCGCCGAACTCGATGCCATCGATCTCGCCGCGGTCGAGAACTGCTGGGCCGACGTGACCGCACACCGCCTCGCTCGGCCCGACAGCGCCGGCGCACTGCGCGACGTCCGCGTCGGGGCCGCAACCCTGCGCCTGCTGCGCTGGTTGCGGAGCCCGGACGCCACCCCGTCGTCGACGGCCGGATGGCTAGGGCATTATCGCGACGACCTGTCGTGGGTCGACGGCGCCGTCGACGAGGTATTTGTCGGTGCCACCGACCCACAACTCGCCGACGCCGCCCACCGGATCGTGACGGCCGCTCGCGCTCGGCGCGCCGAGCAGGATCGCAAGTTCGCCCGCCACCTGCAGACTGACGGAGGCCAGCGACGCACCGGAGCCGACGCGCCGACCTACGTCGAGGACCTTCTCACGCGGGTGGTCCTCCCCCTGACAAGACCCCGCCCCGGTGGCTCTACCCCGTCGCCCGTACTGCTCATCGTCGCCGACGGCATGAGCGGTTCGTCCGCCAACGAACTCGTCGCCGACACCGTCCGGCGCACACTGCCACAGTGGACGGTGTGTCTGCCCGAAGACACCGAACCGGTGACCGTCGCGCTGTCTGCGCTGCCATCGGTGACCGAGTTCTCACGGTGCTCGTTACTGTCCGGCAGGCTGGCCCGGGGTGGACAGTCCGAAGAACGCGCCGGATTCGATTCCTGGCTCACCGCCAACGGATTACCCTCCGCCGGGCGAGCGCTCTTTCACAAGGCCGATATGGAAGCCGCCGCGCGGGCCAACGCCCTGGCGGCCACTGTGCAAGAAGCGGTGGACGATACCGGCGGGCGACCGGTGATCGCCTGTGTGCTCAATGACGTCGACGATGCCCTCGACCGTTCCGATCCGATCGGCACCGTGTGGACCACCGACCGCTTCAAACGGCTCGACTCGCTGCTCTCGGCGGCCGCCGCCGTCGGCCGCACCGTGGTCTTGGTGTCCGATCACGGACATGTGGTGGAACGCCGAGAGCAACCGAGCGTTCAGCGCGGCGTTGGGATCTCCGCCCGCTACCGCACTGCCGACACCGACGTCGCCGAGGACGAAGTTCTGGTCGACGGTCCGCGGGTGTTGTGCGACGGCCACCGCGCCATCCTCGCCGTCGACGAGCAACTCCGCTACACCGGGCTCAAAGCCGGCTACCACGGCGGCGGAGCACTCGCCGAAGTAGCGATTCCAGTGGCGATTCTGCTCAACGGTGCGATTCCCGAGCACCTGCAGCTGATCGAGGCGTCGCTATCGGTGGGCGAACCGCTGGCCGCACCACCGTGGTGGGAGGCCGGGCGTGACGTGCGGTCACCGCTGTCGTTGCCCGCCGAGAGCACCGGTCCGGCCACGAAGACCGCGCCGAAGCGTCGCGGCAAATCGGCGCGTGCCGCGCAGCCTGCTCAGTCCGAGGGCTTGTTCGAACTCGCCGATCCCGCCGAATCCGGTGTCGAAGCACTGCCGGACGCCGCTCCGGCCGGCGGTCGTGACCGGGTTGCCGAACTACTCGCCACCGAACTCTTTACGAGGCTCTACAAGCAGTACGGTCGCCGCACCGACCTGACCTCCATCGCCACGCTCCTGCGCGAGACCATTGACGCCGGGGGTGTGCTGCCCCTTACCCGCGCCGCACACGTGTTGAACGTCAAGGCGTTCCGTGCCGGCCCAGCTGTGCAGTCCCTTGCGCAGGTGCTCAACACCGACGGTGTGATCGTTCTGACGGTGACCGGGACAGAACTGGAACTGGAAGCCGAGACCATGTTCGAGCAGTTCGGAGTACCGCGATGA
- the brxD gene encoding BREX system ATP-binding protein BrxD: protein MTLSPVRRRELLQSLRQGTVPEGNLDALAVGIDRFADTIDSDLDAVAAGGSMFKAVRGEYGAGKTFFARWVEQRAMRRGLAVAEVQISELETPLHKLETVYRRTIEELRTASFAKSAFRPLIDAWLYGVEEDAAAAAGVEEARAGQVEELLEQRLAAVGATTPVYPMVLRSYRAALEREDAPTADALIAWLGGQPHVGAAAKRAAGVRQDVDHFLAMGFLQGLLTVLKGARHPGLVLVIDEVETLQRMRSDSRAKALNALRQWIDELDSGRYPGLYLVITGTPAFYDGRQGVQTLPPLAQRLHTDFGTDPRFDNPRAPQIRLTGFDLERLVEVGVRVRDIYAEGSSAPDRIRELVDDRYLRDLAVAVAGELGGTVGVSPRIFLKKLVADVLDRVDQFPDFLPREHYSLTISDTERSVSPRAATADDVEL, encoded by the coding sequence ATGACGCTCTCCCCGGTACGTCGGCGAGAACTTCTCCAATCACTGCGCCAGGGCACGGTCCCGGAAGGCAACCTCGACGCGTTGGCCGTGGGCATCGACCGTTTCGCCGACACCATCGACTCCGATCTCGATGCGGTCGCCGCAGGCGGCTCGATGTTCAAGGCAGTGCGCGGCGAGTACGGCGCCGGCAAGACGTTCTTCGCTCGATGGGTGGAGCAGCGCGCCATGCGACGCGGGCTGGCCGTCGCCGAAGTGCAGATCAGCGAGTTGGAGACGCCGCTGCACAAGCTGGAGACGGTGTACCGCCGCACCATCGAAGAGTTGCGGACCGCGTCCTTCGCCAAGAGCGCCTTCCGGCCGTTGATCGACGCCTGGCTCTACGGCGTCGAAGAGGACGCGGCCGCTGCCGCCGGTGTCGAGGAAGCCCGTGCCGGCCAGGTCGAGGAGTTGCTGGAGCAGCGGCTCGCTGCCGTCGGGGCCACCACGCCCGTCTATCCGATGGTATTGCGCAGCTACCGCGCCGCGCTCGAGCGCGAAGACGCCCCCACCGCCGACGCACTCATCGCCTGGCTCGGTGGTCAGCCGCACGTCGGAGCCGCCGCGAAGCGTGCTGCCGGCGTACGCCAGGACGTCGATCACTTTCTGGCGATGGGCTTCTTGCAGGGACTGCTCACCGTCCTCAAAGGTGCCCGGCACCCGGGTCTGGTCCTGGTGATCGATGAGGTCGAGACCCTGCAGCGTATGCGCAGCGACAGCCGAGCGAAGGCGCTCAACGCCCTGCGCCAATGGATCGACGAGCTCGATTCCGGACGCTATCCGGGCCTGTACCTGGTAATCACCGGCACCCCGGCGTTCTATGACGGCCGTCAGGGCGTGCAAACGCTGCCGCCGTTGGCGCAGCGGCTGCACACCGACTTCGGCACCGATCCGCGCTTCGACAACCCGCGGGCACCACAGATCAGGCTCACCGGCTTCGATCTGGAGCGACTGGTGGAAGTCGGTGTTCGGGTGCGCGACATCTATGCCGAGGGATCGTCGGCACCGGATCGAATCCGCGAGTTGGTCGACGACCGCTATCTGCGCGATCTCGCAGTCGCGGTGGCGGGCGAGTTAGGCGGCACCGTGGGAGTCTCGCCGCGAATCTTCCTCAAGAAGCTCGTCGCCGACGTGCTCGATCGCGTCGACCAGTTTCCCGATTTCCTTCCGCGCGAACACTATTCGCTCACCATCTCCGATACCGAGCGGTCTGTGAGCCCGCGGGCCGCCACGGCCGACGACGTCGAACTCTGA
- a CDS encoding DEAD/DEAH box helicase gives MDGFGLLDPVVQHHIVNTLGWTGLRPLQNEATGPIVAGEDAILLAPTAGGKTEAAMFPLLTRMQGQRWDGVSVLYLCPLRALLNNLQPRLDEYASWLGRSARTWHGDVNQSARQRIQRERPDILLTTPESLESMLVSERVDAAALLGGLHAVVVDEVHAFAGDDRGWHLRAVLARIEDLLGRRLQRIGMSATVGNPAVLLTWLQGGHTGPGRVIAPADPAATKVPEVTVDSVGSIQNAATVIAALHAGEKRLVFVDSRRLAEELAAGLRERGITTFVSHSSLSAAERRESEQAFAESRDCVIVATSTLELGIDVGDLDRVIQINAPRTVSSFLQRLGRTGRRPGAVRNCLFLGITDDALLATLGMLKCWSDGWVEPVTPPPEPRHIAAQQLLAAALQTRRLPLQGWDSQWAPLPLFGDDGPEIFDYLVSEGFLDHDSGTAFIGPEAEKRFGRRHFMELLAVFTAPPVFTVLAGRHEVGSVEASVLTDVVEGPRVLLLAGRSWKVTHIDWLRRRVYVEATDIAGRAKWMSLPDGTSLQITRAARDVLLGSAPDGVTLTRRAEVTLADMREQHSGHVDPARFVVERDRTGTVRWWTWAGVKANRTIAAATPIAVPRQRPNAEFIRLHSDLTVQEIQTALAELSALPEWPLPTIDPGALNGLKFSTALPPDLAARTLGARALDEVGASDTVAYPAVFHLMS, from the coding sequence ATGGACGGATTCGGCCTACTCGATCCGGTGGTCCAGCATCACATCGTCAATACGCTGGGCTGGACCGGTCTCCGCCCGTTGCAGAACGAGGCGACCGGCCCCATCGTCGCCGGCGAGGATGCCATCTTGCTGGCCCCGACCGCCGGCGGAAAAACCGAGGCAGCAATGTTTCCGCTCCTCACCCGCATGCAGGGACAGCGGTGGGACGGGGTCAGTGTGCTGTACCTGTGTCCGTTGCGGGCGCTGCTCAACAATCTGCAGCCGCGGCTCGACGAGTACGCTTCGTGGCTGGGCCGATCGGCGCGAACCTGGCATGGCGATGTCAATCAGTCGGCGCGACAGCGGATCCAACGGGAACGGCCAGACATTCTGCTGACCACCCCCGAGTCGCTCGAATCGATGCTGGTGTCTGAGCGGGTTGACGCCGCAGCCCTGCTCGGCGGGTTGCACGCAGTCGTGGTCGATGAGGTCCATGCTTTTGCCGGCGACGATCGCGGCTGGCATCTGCGCGCCGTCCTGGCCCGGATCGAAGATCTGCTTGGCCGTCGGCTGCAACGAATCGGGATGTCGGCGACAGTCGGCAATCCCGCAGTGTTGCTGACCTGGCTGCAGGGTGGCCACACCGGGCCCGGACGGGTGATCGCCCCCGCCGATCCCGCGGCGACCAAGGTTCCGGAGGTCACCGTCGACTCCGTCGGCAGCATCCAAAACGCCGCCACAGTAATCGCCGCACTCCACGCCGGCGAGAAGCGCCTGGTATTCGTCGATTCCCGACGCCTCGCCGAGGAGCTTGCGGCCGGCCTCCGCGAGCGGGGGATCACCACCTTCGTCTCGCACTCCTCCTTGTCCGCGGCCGAACGCCGCGAATCCGAACAGGCCTTCGCTGAATCGCGTGACTGCGTCATCGTCGCCACGTCGACACTCGAACTCGGAATCGATGTGGGCGACCTCGACCGCGTCATCCAGATCAACGCGCCGCGAACCGTCTCGTCATTTCTGCAGCGACTGGGACGCACCGGGCGGCGGCCCGGTGCCGTGCGCAACTGCCTCTTTCTCGGCATCACCGACGATGCATTGCTTGCCACTCTTGGCATGCTCAAATGCTGGTCGGACGGATGGGTCGAACCTGTCACCCCACCGCCCGAACCTCGCCACATCGCCGCCCAGCAGCTACTGGCCGCGGCATTGCAGACTCGCCGTCTCCCGTTGCAGGGCTGGGACTCTCAGTGGGCCCCCCTTCCGCTTTTCGGTGACGACGGGCCGGAAATCTTCGACTACCTCGTGAGCGAGGGGTTCCTCGACCACGATTCCGGTACCGCCTTTATCGGACCCGAAGCCGAAAAGCGGTTCGGCCGCCGCCATTTCATGGAGTTGCTGGCAGTCTTCACCGCGCCCCCGGTGTTCACGGTGCTGGCCGGGCGCCACGAGGTCGGTTCAGTCGAGGCGAGCGTGCTGACTGATGTCGTAGAAGGCCCCCGGGTGCTTCTACTGGCCGGGAGATCGTGGAAGGTCACGCACATTGACTGGCTACGCCGACGGGTTTATGTCGAGGCCACCGACATTGCCGGGCGCGCAAAGTGGATGTCACTGCCCGACGGCACGTCGCTGCAGATCACCCGCGCTGCGCGCGACGTGCTCCTGGGTTCCGCGCCAGATGGGGTGACGCTGACCCGCCGAGCAGAGGTCACGCTCGCCGACATGCGAGAACAACACAGCGGACATGTCGACCCTGCGCGGTTCGTTGTCGAACGCGACCGCACAGGCACAGTTCGATGGTGGACGTGGGCGGGGGTCAAGGCCAACCGGACGATCGCCGCCGCCACCCCGATTGCGGTTCCGCGGCAACGGCCGAACGCCGAGTTCATCCGGTTGCATTCAGACTTGACTGTCCAAGAGATTCAGACGGCACTCGCCGAGCTGTCGGCTCTGCCGGAATGGCCCCTGCCGACCATCGATCCAGGCGCGCTGAATGGATTGAAGTTCTCCACTGCTCTACCGCCAGACCTCGCGGCACGCACCCTGGGGGCCCGGGCCCTCGACGAGGTCGGCGCTTCAGACACCGTCGCATATCCGGCGGTCTTTCACCTGATGAGTTGA